GTTGCTCGACGCAAACATCTGGCAGGTGGAGCGTATCCTGGCCCTTCAGGATTTCCTGACCGATTACAACGTGAGCCTTAGGGTTTGAGACGGCGGAACACACATAAGCTGTGAATGCCGCTACGAATTTCTTCAGATATGACGAGGTATACTTCACCAGGCGGGTTTCGGCGCATCAGCGCGTGAGATGATCTTGTTTCCCATTTTTGGGTTGGCCGTCCCGCGGCGCTTGTGCTGAGATTGGCGCGGCAATAGCTTTGAGTATCCGTGCTCTGCCCTGGCGAAGCCATAGAGCCTTCGATTTGGCGTGGTGGCAGCGGTTGTGACCGCGGCATCGCCGAATTCCTCAGCCTACTCGGCAAATCCGATGTCCGCTAGCCATAGCGCTGCGTTCATAGCGGGCGTTGGCCGGCTGGAAAGCAAAAATGGATCACCTCGTTGTGGCCGATGAAGTCGAGCCGCGCGAGAGCAACAATCCAGTTCTTGGCTACGCAAGTGTGGAATGAGAACTCAAGTCGAGTCGGCGCGCGTTTTGATGGTCGAAGCGGACCGCAGCGCCGTCTTTGCTCTGCCGGTTCCCATGCATCGCGACGCCCACATCGCAACAGCCAAACTTTGGCAGAAGCGCCGCTTTCTTGCTGAGCGCAGTCTAAAGCTTGATGGCATTAGGTTCGATAGCCTGAATTTTTTGAGATAGTTGGCGCATTCGTCTGGGGTGAAGGTATCAAGTGCCTGGCCGATTGCGGCGCAAACCGCATCGACGGTTCGCGCGGCAGCTTTGCGGAGCAGGTGCTTGAGCTTGGCAAAGATCTGTTCGATCGGGTTCAGGTCGGGCGAGTATTTTGGCAGGAAGAAGAGTTTGGCGCCGGCGGAACGAATGAGCTGGCGCACGAGCTTGCTTTTGTGGCTGCCGAGATTGTCCATGACCACGATGTCGCCGGGACGAAGGGTCGGCAGAAGAACCTTCTCGACATAGGTCCGAAAGCTCACGCCGTCGATCGGCCCCTCGATGAACCATGGCGCATCGATCCGGTCATGGCGCAGGGCTGCCAGGAAGGTCATGGTCTTCCAGCGCCCGTGGGGCACCTTGGCAGGGAGGCTGCGCGCGCGCGGTGCCCATCCCCGCAAGGGAGCCATGTCGGGCCTGGTCCAGGGGTGAGTAGGCCGGAGGATTTTCACCCCCGGCACCGGGTCACCGGAGGCGGTCGCCCGCCCCCGGTTCCCACAGAACGTGGCGTGCGGATTTCCCGCACCGACGCTCTTCGACAGTTGGTTCACAGCACTGCAAGCGCCTGCAGCTCCCGATAAGCGCAGCTTAGGCTTCAGCACCGGTGTCCGTTCTTTGATTTGGTGGAAGGCGTCCCAAGTGAGGCGACGACCCGCCCAGCTGCGGCTGCACAACATCTTGCGCCAGTAACGCTCGACGACCCGATAGACTTTTACGAGGCTCCGGAGATTTCCGGCGACACCGTAATAGCCATAGTGGCCGCGCAGGACGACGTTGATTTCATCGGCCTGGTCACTGATCTTGTAATGCCGTATTCGCCGCATCAGCTCCTGCAGAGACATAAGGCTGCGCTTTAGCCGAGATTTCTCGGTACGCATCCCAACCTTGAAGTTGCCTCGTTGGTTTCGCGTGCAATAGAGCGTTAGACCCAGAAAGTAGATTGTTTCCGGGCGGTTTCTGCCGCGTTTGCCCGCGTGTCTTTGCGCGAACCGACCAAACTCGACCAACTTGGTCTTGGTCGGCTCTAGAGTGAGGCCGAACTTCCCCAACCGAAGACGCAAGGCCTCCTGTACGCGGATGGCGTCCGATCGATATTGGAAGCAGATCACAAAGTCGTCGATATAGCGCACCAGTCGGGCTTCGCCCCGCAACCGGCCCTTCACCACGCGTTCGAACCAGAGGTCGAGAACGTAATGAAGGTAGAGGTTGCTCAAAAGCACACTGATCGATCCGCCTTGTGGCGTTCCTTGTTCGCTCGGATGCACCGCTCCGTCTTCCAAGACACCCGCTTTCAACCAGCGCCGGATCAAGCTGATCAGGCGCGGTTCGACAAACCGGAGGACCCAATCATGATCGAGACTCCCGAAGAAGTTCTTCAAATCCGCCTCCAACACCCAGCTGATCATGCCGCCGGCGATGACCTCATTGAGGGTCGCCAAGGCGTGATGGGCGCTGAGCTTCGGCCTGCCGCCGAACGAGCAGGGCAAGAAGTCCTGCTCGTAGATGGCGGACAACACCGCAGCCGTGCTGCGCTGGAGCGCCCGGTCGGCGACAGTTGGAACCCCGAGGGGCGCTTCTCCGTCTTACCGGGCTTGGGGATATAGACACGCCGAATGTTCGGCGCCCGATATCCCTGTCGGTGGATGGATTGGAGCATCGGCTCGATCCATCCGTCGAAGCTCTCCTCGCCGCCTCCACCGTCTGTCCGTCCACCCCGGCGGCGGAGCGCTTCGGAATCTGTAATAGATTCTTTTGCACTCGATCGCGCGTGATGTGATGGGCCAACGAGGTGAAGCAAAGATTTGGCTCGCGCCGAGCTTTCACTGCTATTTGTTCAAGTTTCGTTTCCATGGTCAGCTGATCTTCTCTTAGAATAGAAGGCCGTGACTCCCGTTGAATGGAGCCCATGTCGCCCAAGAACAATTCAACTACCGCTGACCGCTTCCCCATGTAGTCGGCTCTCCCGACCTCCGAGTGTCGGGTCGGGGGAGGCGCCCATTGAAGGGCTTGCCTCCGCCCGCCGCTCAAACGGCTCGTGCAGTTTTCCCGCAAGCCGCTTTCATGAATGGGCTTTCGTGATCTGAAGTGAAGGGATCAGTGAGACAAGGCCAACTAGCTTGAACTCCGCACGCAGCCGTTGGGTGGGATATTTCTTCCAGCCTGCGTTCCGCCACCGCTTGGCGCGGTGCGACCACAGCCGGCGGACTATCCACCCGTCCAGCTGGTGGAAGCGTGTCCTGACCCGGGAGCGACAGTAGTAGTGTCCCCATCCTCGGATGATCGGTTGATCGCATTGATCAATTCGCCCAGACGCAGAGGTATACGCCTCTTGGTCAAGGCCCTGATCTGATCCTTGAATCGGTCCACCGACTTCTGTGTGGGAATGGCATAGAGATTCTGCCGGTTCAGTTTGGATTTGATCCGGTCGTGGGCCAGTTTAAACTGTCCTTTCCCACGTTGGATTTTGAATCCGAGAAACTCGAAGCCTTGCGCAATGTGCACAATCCGGGTCTTCTCCCGGTTGAGCGTCACACCGAGCTCTTCGAGAATCTTTTCTGCTCGGGCCAAGACGTTTTGCGCCTCAGCTCGAGTCCGACAGGTCACAACCCAGTCGTCCGCCCATCGCGTGAGCTGGTATCCATGTCGCCTCATCTCCTTATCGAAGGGAGTCAGCAGGATGTTGCTCAGCATCGGCGAAACGACACCCCCTTGCGGGGTTCCCTGTGGCGTTTCAAACCTCCGGCCCTTGTCTTCGTAGCCTGCCTTGAGAGTTTGCTGAATTAGCTTCAGCACTCTGCTGTCGGCGATCTGCTTTCCAACCAGAGTCAGGAGTTTGTCGTGATCGACAGACCCGAAATAATCTTTCAGATCCGCATCTACGATCCACTCGTTTCCAGCCTGTATTTCGCGCCAGATCTTGGTCAGCGCATCGGCTGTCTTTCGACCCTTCCGATACCCAAAACTGCTGGGATCAAAGACCTTCTCAAAGATCGGCTCTAAGCGATTGGCCAGTGCCTGTTGGCACACTCGATCATAGATCGAGGGTATGCCCAAAGGTCTGGTCTTGCCGGGGGCTCCTCTTTTCGGGATCTCCAACCGTCGCACAGGCAGCGGCTGATAGGTGTCGTCGCGGAGCTCTCGATGCAGCCGTTCTAGATTTGCTTCCAGATTGGCCTCGAATTCTTCGATCGTGATCCTATCGGTTCCGCTTGCCCCTCGATTGGCGCGAACGCGCTCCCACGCAAGGTGCAAGTTCTTGCGTGCGTAAACCTTGTCCACCAGAGAGTGGACCTTCTGCTTCTGACCTTCGAGCGTCAGATAATCGGACAGTCTCCTGGAAGCGTGTCGTTCGGGTTTTTCACAAAGGGAACTTTCCATCTGCACGCTCCTTTCTCATCAGCCTCAATTGATCCTTGCTCGATCCATTCACGAACGTCCTTCCCCGGACCACTCTCGATCCGCCGTTTCCGGTCACGCGAGTTATTCGTTTCGCGCTTCAGGTACCGTTACGTTCTCCGACTCCTGCCTCAGCATCACTTCCCACTTCGTTTGCGCTTATAGGGTCGTTTACCCGGATTTGGGCCGGGACTGATGCAGGTCTCCTGGGGTCACACATGAATCTTCCGTATCGTGCCGCCAGCAAACACCTTGGTGCGATGGGTGAATGAGTAGTGCCTTCGTCCCAATAGTGCGGACTCGACCTTGCCCCATCTTTGGCCGACCTGTTCATCGTCGGGGTGGCCCCCATTGATTACAGCCCGATACTTCTCCTCAAACCCTTCGGATTCCGGATCGCTCCGGACACCCTGTCCTCCGGGATACGCCGAGCAACTGGCTCCAGGTCCGTCTTGGCTGTTTCCGGCTTTCGCCTGCGTGCCCGTTTAGACTTCTCCATACCCTCTTGCTCTCCCGGCCAGCGAGGCATTACCCCCGCTTTTGGATACAGCGCCCCTCATCCGAGCGCCGAGGGGACTTCAACCCCAATGATTCATGCGCTGCCCAGCGCACACTATCAGTCAGTCTGACTTCCACCCGGTCATCAGACCCTTCTCACCTCATCGGCTTGGCAGGTCCTACAAGTTTGCGCTTGAACCGGATGGATCTCCCTTGTTCACGTTGCTTCCTTTGGTTGCATGCTGGCGGTACGAACCCCGGGAGCACCTCAGCCCCGCTCGCGATGACGCGGGTTGCGATTCCGCCTTCCCCTTTGAGAGACAGGGTCGGCTACTCCGATCACGTTCGATTTCGGGGCTATCTTCCCGTTCACTTGATTCCGGCCTGCAACCTCCCTGTCTACGCTTCGTAGCGGCCGTTACCGGACGCCACGCAAGACTCGGTTCGCGGCTGCTCGCTAGGCTTTGCCGCGGCCGTCATCGCAGACGGCAGACTTCAACGCGCTTGCAAGGCGCAACCCAAGCAGAACCCGGCGTGCAGATTTCCCGCACCGGGCTCCCCAGATGATCATTCGCGAAGAGCGCCTCATCACACCGTCGGATGCAAGTTTCGAGCGAACGGAAGCTCGAACCACGGGCGGTCGCCCAATTGTGCCCAACTCAGCCGGCGGCGTTGGCCGCGGCGTTGTAGGGCTTGCTTCCACTGTCGCTGGGTTTCAATGCGGATCCAGCTCAGCCTACGGTCGCAGTGGTGCAGAGCGAAATATGGTAGAAGCCTCGCAGCATCACCGTTAGGTGTTGTTGCTGTTCGCGTCTCTTCCAGTGCCGATGCTCGAGCAGCCACTCGCGGGTACGAGCGAGGAACTTTCTGCAGCTCTTGGTGCTGGGGATACGGATCAGGGCGAACCGCCCGCTCCGGTCCACCCCACAGACATGCTTGAAGCCAAGAAATTCAAATGTCTCCGGCCTCTGTCCGTGCTTGCCCCGCATGGTGGCAGCAAAGCGTCCAAAGAGTAGCAGCCGAGTCTTGTCCTCGGCCAGCTCCAGATTGAACTGCGCGAACCGCTCCTCCAACTGGCGCTGGAAGTTCTGCGCATCGTCCTGGAACTGGAAGCACCCCACGAAGTCATCGGCAAAACGCACCAGATATGCCTCGCCTCGACACGGTGGTTTGAACTTCTTCGCAAACCAAAGATCGAGCGTAAAGTGCAAGTACAGATTACTGAGCACAGGCGATATCGGGCCCCCTTGCGGAGTCCCTTCCCTGGCTGGAAGGAAGATCCCGTCTTGCAGTGCCCCGGCCTTCAGCCATTTTGATATCAGCTGAAGGATGATCGGGTCGGCAATCCGGTGAGCCACCATCCGGCGTAGCCACTGATGATCAATGCGGGTGAAGTAGCTGCGGATATCGGCCTCGAACACATGGCTAACCTTCTTTGTCACGATATGCCGGCGCAGAGCCTGCAAGGCATGATGAGGATTTCGCCCTGGTCGAAAGCCGTAACTGCAATCGAGGAAATCGGCTTCGAACACAGACTCGAGAATGCGCGCGACCGCCCGCTGCAGCAGCCGGTCAGCGACAGTGGGAATCCCCAATGGTCGCGTTCCGACTTTGCCCGGCCCTTTGGGTATCTCGACCCGCCGAACCGGCGGCGCGCGGTACGTGCCTTCTTTGAGCTGTGCACAGATCTCCTCGACCCGCTTCTCGCAAACTGTTTGGTGCTTTGCCCGTCGACGCCACTAGCTGCGTCCCGGTTCATCATTCGCCAAGTTTCCTTGAGGAACGCCGGTATCAGCAAGTGGGCCAACGAGGTGAAACGCACCTCTCGGTCCAGTTTGGCTTTCTTCGCTATCTGACCCAGTTTCGTTGACATCAGAATCCTGCCTCTGTGCGTGCGGGTAATGTTTCCCTGCGGTCAGTCTTCATCTGCTTCGCCGCTTCCGCCTGTACGCGGCTTTCCCGCGCTCCGAGTACTACCAGCGAATCCGACTTCCACTGCAGCGTCTGCCTTTCTCAGTAATGATCCATATCGTCCGGCATACTCGGCGTGCTTCCGCTGCGCACCGAGACCACAGTGGATATCTCAGGTTCCTTGATACTTCCTTCTCCGAACGTGCCGTGCGCTCTGACCCCGCCGCAGTCTCCAGCCACCTCGCCTTTGACGGTGACCTACTTTTGCCTTCCAGCCACTACGACTCTGTCGGCCTGCGGATTCCTATCTTTATGAGGCTGACCCGCTTCACTTGCATTACGGCCCGCGCGTCGCTCTGCCTACCTTAGCTCATGTCGTTACCTCCATAAGCCCAAGGCTCGATTCCCGGTGGGGCGGCTCTTCCCCTTGGCGGGGCGGGAATTTCACCCGCTGGAAGCATCAGGCTTGGCCTGACGCACCATAGTGGAGAAAGAGATTCGCCATCAGCGGTGATACCACCGAGCCCTGCGGCGTGCCCTTCTCTCGGGGTTCAGGGGTGCCGTCTTCCAGTTGAACGGGAGCTTTAAGCCACCGTTCAATGTACAACAACGCCCAAGCGCAGTCCGTGTGCTTCCGAATCGCCTTGAGCAAAAGCTCATGCGATATCGAGTCAAAATATGCCCGAATGTCGAGATCGAGCACGAAGGGATGCCGCCAGCATCGCTGGCGAGCAACCCCAACGGCATCGAGCGCCGATTTTCCGGGTCGATATCCGAACGAGTCTGGATGAAAGTGTTTCTCCAAATCCGGCTCCAGATATCCTTTGACGACCGCCTGAGCAACGCGATCCGACACCGTAGGAATTCCTAGCGGCCTCTTCCCGCCGTCGCGCTTGTCGATCTGCACACGCTTGACCGGCGGTGGAAAGTAGCTGCCCGAAGGCATTCGATTCCAGAGCTTGTACAGATTGCTCTGCAAGTCTGCCTCGAACACCTCGATCGATTGCTCGTCCACACCGGCTGCGCCCCGATTTGCTTTAACCCGTTTGTACGCCTCCCAAACCCAGCGCTTGGGGATGTCATACGGCTTTGCTTGACCCAAAAGAGTCCTCCCGTTTCCGG
This genomic interval from Bradyrhizobium sp. CB82 contains the following:
- a CDS encoding reverse transcriptase domain-containing protein, giving the protein MCAQLKEGTYRAPPVRRVEIPKGPGKVGTRPLGIPTVADRLLQRAVARILESVFEADFLDCSYGFRPGRNPHHALQALRRHIVTKKVSHVFEADIRSYFTRIDHQWLRRMVAHRIADPIILQLISKWLKAGALQDGIFLPAREGTPQGGPISPVLSNLYLHFTLDLWFAKKFKPPCRGEAYLVRFADDFVGCFQFQDDAQNFQRQLEERFAQFNLELAEDKTRLLLFGRFAATMRGKHGQRPETFEFLGFKHVCGVDRSGRFALIRIPSTKSCRKFLARTREWLLEHRHWKRREQQQHLTVMLRGFYHISLCTTATVG
- the ltrA gene encoding group II intron reverse transcriptase/maturase, whose product is MESSLCEKPERHASRRLSDYLTLEGQKQKVHSLVDKVYARKNLHLAWERVRANRGASGTDRITIEEFEANLEANLERLHRELRDDTYQPLPVRRLEIPKRGAPGKTRPLGIPSIYDRVCQQALANRLEPIFEKVFDPSSFGYRKGRKTADALTKIWREIQAGNEWIVDADLKDYFGSVDHDKLLTLVGKQIADSRVLKLIQQTLKAGYEDKGRRFETPQGTPQGGVVSPMLSNILLTPFDKEMRRHGYQLTRWADDWVVTCRTRAEAQNVLARAEKILEELGVTLNREKTRIVHIAQGFEFLGFKIQRGKGQFKLAHDRIKSKLNRQNLYAIPTQKSVDRFKDQIRALTKRRIPLRLGELINAINRSSEDGDTTTVAPGSGHASTSWTGG